One window of Flavobacterium dauae genomic DNA carries:
- a CDS encoding PhnA domain-containing protein, translating to MKTLDKLMTRSGSQCELCASKENLSVYDVPPTVSNLSDREILACEKCLNQIEKREELDANHWQCLSTAMWNENIPVQVVSWRMLNRFRNESWAADLLDMIYLDDETLDWAKQTGDHEGDGSIALHKDCNGNILVAGDTVTLIKDLDVKGSTLNAKIGTAVRNIRLVQDNTEQIEGKIDGQQIVILTKFVKKQS from the coding sequence ATGAAAACTTTAGACAAATTAATGACACGAAGCGGTAGTCAATGTGAATTGTGTGCATCAAAAGAAAACTTATCTGTTTATGATGTGCCACCAACAGTAAGTAATTTATCAGATCGCGAAATTTTAGCTTGTGAAAAATGTTTAAATCAAATTGAAAAACGCGAAGAATTAGATGCGAATCATTGGCAATGTTTATCTACAGCTATGTGGAACGAAAATATTCCGGTTCAGGTTGTAAGCTGGAGAATGTTAAACCGTTTTAGAAACGAAAGTTGGGCTGCCGATTTGTTAGATATGATTTATTTAGACGATGAAACCTTAGATTGGGCTAAACAAACCGGCGATCACGAAGGAGATGGCAGCATTGCACTACACAAAGATTGTAATGGAAATATTTTAGTAGCCGGAGATACGGTAACTTTAATTAAAGATTTAGATGTAAAAGGATCTACCTTAAACGCTAAAATAGGAACAGCCGTACGCAATATACGATTGGTACAAGATAACACGGAACAAATTGAAGGAAAAATTGATGGGCAACAAATTGTTATCTTAACTAAATTTGTAAAAAAACAATCCTAA
- a CDS encoding YifB family Mg chelatase-like AAA ATPase, translating into MLVKVFGSAVFGINATTITIEVNIDKGIGYHLVGLPDNAVKESSYRIAAALSNIGYNLPGKKITINMAPADLRKEGSAYDLPLAIGILAASGQLKKDDFSNCMIMGELSLDGSVQPIKGALPIAIQAKADGFTEIFLPKENVQEAAIVHELNVYAVENIADLINHFEGKTLLESVEVQEQDLFDAASDFSLLDFAEVKGQENIKRALEIAAAGGHNILLIGPPGSGKTMLAKRLPSILPPMTVEESLETTKIHSVVGKVQNVGLIKKRPFRAPHHTASSVSLVGGGSYPQPGEISLAHNGVLFLDELPEFKREVLEVMRQPLEDREVTISRAKFTVSYPSSFMLVASMNPSPSGYFMNDKGLSQSSAQEMNRYLNKISGPLLDRIDLHIEVNPVPFEKLAEKSTSEKSEEIRKRVVKARSVQSNRFKEYNGVHYNAQMPTKLISAFCELDQTSLNLLQTAMDKLNLSARAYDRILKVARTIADLELSEKIKPQHIAEAIQYRSLDRDLWTNA; encoded by the coding sequence ATGTTGGTAAAAGTTTTTGGTAGTGCGGTTTTTGGGATTAATGCTACAACAATTACAATAGAAGTAAATATTGATAAAGGTATTGGCTACCATTTGGTTGGTTTGCCCGATAATGCCGTGAAAGAATCAAGTTACCGAATTGCCGCTGCTTTGTCTAATATTGGCTACAACTTACCGGGTAAAAAAATCACTATCAATATGGCTCCTGCCGATTTGCGTAAAGAAGGATCTGCCTATGATTTACCCTTGGCAATTGGTATTTTAGCAGCGTCGGGGCAGTTAAAAAAAGATGATTTTTCTAATTGTATGATCATGGGCGAATTGTCGTTAGATGGATCTGTTCAGCCAATAAAAGGAGCATTGCCCATAGCAATTCAGGCAAAAGCCGATGGATTTACAGAGATTTTTCTGCCAAAAGAGAATGTACAAGAAGCTGCTATTGTGCATGAATTGAATGTTTATGCGGTTGAAAATATTGCCGATTTAATCAATCATTTTGAAGGGAAAACGCTATTGGAATCTGTCGAAGTTCAAGAACAGGATTTATTTGACGCAGCCAGCGATTTTTCGTTATTAGATTTTGCCGAAGTAAAAGGTCAAGAGAATATTAAACGTGCATTGGAAATTGCAGCAGCTGGCGGCCATAATATTTTACTGATTGGTCCGCCCGGATCGGGAAAAACAATGTTGGCTAAACGATTGCCAAGTATTTTACCTCCAATGACGGTGGAAGAATCTTTAGAAACCACGAAAATTCACAGTGTGGTTGGTAAGGTTCAGAATGTAGGATTGATAAAGAAAAGACCTTTTCGTGCGCCGCATCATACCGCATCAAGTGTTTCGTTGGTTGGTGGTGGAAGTTATCCGCAACCCGGCGAAATTTCTTTGGCTCATAACGGTGTACTGTTTTTAGATGAATTGCCCGAATTTAAACGGGAAGTTTTAGAAGTAATGCGTCAACCGTTAGAAGATCGCGAAGTAACCATTTCACGTGCAAAATTCACAGTTTCGTACCCGTCGTCGTTTATGTTGGTGGCAAGTATGAATCCAAGTCCGAGTGGTTATTTTATGAATGATAAAGGGTTAAGCCAGTCATCTGCGCAGGAAATGAACCGTTACTTAAACAAAATTTCCGGACCTTTGTTAGATCGTATTGATTTACATATTGAAGTGAATCCTGTGCCGTTTGAAAAATTAGCTGAAAAATCAACGTCTGAAAAAAGTGAAGAGATTAGAAAAAGAGTTGTAAAAGCACGTTCTGTTCAATCAAACCGGTTTAAAGAGTATAATGGTGTACATTACAATGCACAAATGCCTACTAAATTGATAAGTGCTTTTTGCGAATTAGATCAAACATCGTTAAACCTGCTGCAAACAGCAATGGATAAATTAAATTTATCGGCAAGGGCTTATGACCGTATTTTAAAAGTTGCCCGAACTATTGCCGATTTGGA